One window of Kosakonia cowanii JCM 10956 = DSM 18146 genomic DNA carries:
- a CDS encoding co-chaperone GroES — MSIRPLHDRVIVKRKEVESKSAGGIVLTGSAAGKSTRGEIIAVGKGRILENGTVQPLDVKVGDIVIFNDGYGVKAEKIDNEEVLIMSESDILAIVEA; from the coding sequence ATGAGTATTCGTCCGTTACATGATCGTGTGATCGTCAAACGTAAGGAAGTTGAGTCTAAATCTGCTGGCGGTATCGTTCTGACCGGTTCTGCGGCAGGCAAATCAACTCGTGGCGAAATCATCGCTGTCGGTAAGGGCCGCATCCTGGAAAACGGTACTGTTCAGCCGCTGGACGTGAAAGTGGGCGATATCGTGATTTTCAACGATGGTTACGGTGTGAAGGCTGAGAAGATCGACAACGAAGAAGTGCTGATTATGTCCGAAAGCGACATTCTGGCAATTGTTGAAGCGTAA
- the yjeH gene encoding L-methionine/branched-chain amino acid transporter → MSGLKQELGLAQGVGLLSTSLLGTGVFAVPALAALAAGNSSLWAWPLLIVLVFPVAIVFAILGRHFPSAGGVAHFVGMAFGPRFQRVTGWLFLSVIPVGLPAALHIAAGFWQGLFGWQGPMLLMAELMTLALIWLIGTRGAGSSANLQSIIAGLIVALLVAIWWRGGITLRDIPFPPLGEITLPEMSASLAVMFWCFVGLEAFAHLASEFKNPERDFPRALMIGLLLAGTVYWACTVAVLKFDLWHHLGAAASLPVIVVDLFGKQALWVACIIGYLACFASLNIYIQSFARLVWSQAAYKPDSALAKLSARQLPLNALNAVILCCVACTLVIYAFNINLDTLIIYANGIFIMIYLLCMLAGCRLLKGRYKALAMLGSVLCLLLLIIPGWKSLYAVVMLAALWLFLPKRRTTTVRSVSE, encoded by the coding sequence ATGAGCGGATTAAAACAAGAGCTGGGGCTGGCGCAGGGTGTTGGACTACTCTCTACCTCGTTACTGGGCACCGGGGTCTTCGCCGTTCCGGCGCTGGCCGCACTGGCGGCCGGTAACAGTAGCCTGTGGGCGTGGCCATTACTCATCGTGCTGGTCTTCCCGGTGGCGATTGTCTTTGCCATTCTCGGACGCCACTTCCCCAGCGCTGGCGGCGTCGCCCACTTTGTCGGCATGGCATTTGGTCCGCGTTTCCAGCGGGTAACCGGCTGGCTGTTTCTCTCGGTGATCCCGGTTGGGCTGCCTGCGGCCCTGCATATCGCTGCCGGTTTCTGGCAGGGGCTCTTTGGCTGGCAGGGGCCGATGCTGCTGATGGCAGAGCTGATGACGCTGGCGCTGATTTGGCTTATCGGTACGCGCGGCGCCGGCTCCAGCGCCAACCTGCAATCGATTATCGCCGGGCTGATCGTTGCCCTGCTGGTCGCCATCTGGTGGCGCGGCGGCATTACGCTGCGCGATATCCCCTTTCCCCCGCTCGGCGAGATTACCCTCCCGGAGATGTCCGCTTCATTAGCGGTGATGTTCTGGTGTTTTGTTGGGCTGGAGGCGTTCGCCCATCTCGCCTCGGAGTTCAAAAACCCGGAGCGGGATTTCCCCCGTGCGCTGATGATTGGCCTGCTGCTGGCGGGCACCGTCTACTGGGCCTGTACCGTGGCGGTGCTGAAGTTCGATCTCTGGCATCACCTGGGCGCAGCGGCGTCGCTGCCGGTGATTGTCGTCGATCTTTTTGGTAAGCAGGCGCTGTGGGTGGCCTGCATTATTGGCTATCTCGCCTGTTTCGCCAGCCTCAATATCTATATTCAGAGCTTCGCGCGGCTGGTGTGGTCGCAGGCGGCGTACAAACCCGACAGCGCGCTGGCAAAACTCTCGGCGCGCCAGCTGCCGCTTAACGCCCTCAACGCGGTCATTCTCTGCTGCGTGGCCTGCACGCTGGTCATTTACGCTTTCAACATCAATCTCGACACGCTGATCATCTATGCCAACGGCATCTTTATCATGATCTACCTGCTCTGCATGCTGGCAGGCTGTCGCTTGCTGAAAGGGCGCTATAAGGCGCTGGCGATGTTGGGGAGCGTGCTCTGCCTGCTGTTGCTGATCATTCCAGGCTGGAAGAGTTTGTATGCGGTGGTGATGCTGGCGGCGCTGTGGCTCTTTTTACCGAAGCGGCGCACCACAACGGTTCGTTCTGTGTCGGAATAA
- a CDS encoding FxsA family protein, whose amino-acid sequence MRWIPFIAFFLYVYIEISIFIQVAHVFGVLMTLILVLFTSVIGMSLVRNQGFKNLMAMQQKMAAGESPAAEMIKSVSLVIAGLLLLLPGFFTDFLGLLLLVPPVQKLITLKLMPHLRFSRGPGAGAGFGGGDTFEGEYQRKDDPNNRLDHKDDR is encoded by the coding sequence GTGCGCTGGATACCGTTTATTGCTTTTTTCTTATACGTTTACATCGAAATTTCGATCTTCATCCAGGTGGCTCACGTCTTTGGCGTGCTGATGACCCTTATCCTGGTGCTCTTCACCTCGGTTATCGGCATGTCGCTGGTGCGCAACCAGGGCTTTAAAAATCTGATGGCGATGCAGCAGAAGATGGCGGCGGGTGAAAGCCCGGCGGCCGAGATGATCAAGAGCGTGTCGCTGGTGATCGCCGGTCTGTTGCTGCTGCTGCCCGGTTTCTTTACTGACTTCCTCGGCCTGCTGCTGCTGGTGCCGCCGGTGCAGAAGCTGATCACCCTCAAGCTGATGCCGCACCTGCGCTTTTCGCGCGGGCCGGGCGCAGGCGCCGGGTTTGGCGGTGGCGATACCTTTGAAGGCGAATATCAGCGTAAAGATGACCCCAACAACCGTCTGGATCATAAAGACGATCGTTAA
- the aspA gene encoding aspartate ammonia-lyase codes for MLNNIRIEEDLLGTREVPADAYYGVHTLRAIENFYISNNKISDIPEFVRGMVMVKKAAALANKELQTIPKSIANAIVAACDEVLNNGKCMDQFPVDVYQGGAGTSVNMNTNEVLANIGLELMGHQKGEYQFLNPNDHVNKCQSTNDAYPTGFRIAVYTSVVKLIDAIKQLGEGFENKAVEFKDILKMGRTQLQDAVPMTLGQEFHAFNVLLNEETKNLLRTAELLLEVNLGATAIGTRLNTPDGYQQLAVQKLAEVSNLPVVAAEDLIEATSDCGAYVMVHSSLKRLAVKLSKICNDLRLLSSGPRAGLNEINLPELQAGSSIMPAKVNPVVPEVVNQVCFKVIGNDITVTMASEAGQLQLNVMEPVIGQAMFESIHILTNACYNLLEKCINGITANKEVCESYVYNSIGIVTYLNPFIGHHNGDIVGKICAETGKSVREVVLERGLLTETELDDIFSAQNLMHPAYKAKRYTDESEQ; via the coding sequence ATGTTAAACAACATTCGTATCGAAGAAGACTTGTTAGGTACCAGGGAAGTGCCAGCGGATGCCTACTACGGCGTGCATACTCTGAGAGCGATTGAAAACTTTTATATCAGCAACAACAAGATCAGTGACATCCCTGAGTTTGTTCGTGGCATGGTGATGGTGAAGAAAGCCGCAGCGCTGGCGAACAAAGAGCTGCAAACCATCCCTAAAAGTATTGCTAACGCTATTGTTGCCGCATGTGATGAGGTGCTGAACAACGGCAAATGCATGGACCAGTTCCCGGTTGACGTCTATCAGGGCGGCGCGGGCACGTCTGTGAACATGAACACCAACGAGGTGCTGGCAAACATCGGCCTTGAGCTGATGGGTCACCAGAAAGGGGAGTATCAATTCCTCAACCCGAACGATCATGTCAACAAATGCCAGTCCACCAACGATGCCTACCCAACCGGGTTCCGCATCGCGGTCTACACCTCGGTGGTCAAACTGATCGACGCCATCAAACAGCTTGGCGAAGGCTTTGAAAACAAAGCGGTAGAGTTCAAAGACATCCTGAAAATGGGCCGTACCCAGCTGCAGGATGCGGTGCCGATGACCCTCGGCCAGGAGTTCCATGCCTTTAACGTGCTGCTGAATGAAGAGACCAAAAACCTGCTGCGTACCGCGGAACTGCTGCTCGAAGTGAACCTCGGCGCAACGGCTATCGGTACCCGCCTCAACACGCCGGATGGCTACCAGCAACTCGCCGTGCAGAAACTGGCGGAAGTGAGCAACCTGCCGGTAGTGGCCGCAGAAGATCTGATCGAAGCGACCTCCGACTGCGGTGCCTATGTAATGGTGCACAGCTCGCTGAAACGCCTGGCGGTAAAACTGTCGAAAATCTGTAACGACCTGCGCTTGCTCTCCTCCGGGCCGCGCGCCGGGCTGAACGAGATTAACCTGCCGGAACTGCAGGCGGGCTCATCTATCATGCCGGCCAAAGTGAACCCGGTTGTGCCGGAAGTGGTAAACCAGGTCTGCTTTAAAGTCATCGGTAACGACATCACCGTCACCATGGCTTCCGAAGCGGGTCAGCTGCAGCTGAACGTGATGGAGCCGGTGATTGGCCAGGCGATGTTCGAGTCGATCCACATCCTGACCAACGCCTGCTATAACCTGCTGGAAAAATGCATTAACGGCATCACCGCCAACAAAGAGGTGTGTGAAAGCTACGTCTATAACTCCATCGGTATCGTCACCTACCTCAACCCGTTTATCGGCCACCACAATGGCGATATCGTCGGCAAGATCTGCGCCGAAACCGGGAAGAGCGTGCGTGAAGTGGTGCTCGAGCGCGGATTGCTGACGGAAACGGAGCTGGATGATATCTTCTCTGCCCAGAACCTGATGCACCCGGCCTATAAAGCGAAACGCTATACCGATGAAAGCGAACAGTAA
- a CDS encoding anaerobic C4-dicarboxylate transporter, which produces MFAAELVLVLLAIYLGARLGGIGIGFAGGLGVLVLTLFFQIKPGAIPFDVIEIIMAVIAAIAAMQVAGGMDYLVSLAERLLRRHPKYITFLAPLVTWFMTILAGTGHTAFSTLPVITEVAKEQGIRPSRPLSIAVVASQIAITASPISAAVVFFAGILEPLGVSYLTLLAICIPVTLIAVMLTAIVCNFLGCELKDDPVYQERLAKGEVKLRGEQVFALKPHAKRSVMLFLVGIIAVMLYATAISPTVGLIANPVLPRNEAIVVFMLTIATLICLSCKVDTGEILNAGTFKSGMSACICVLGVAWLGDTFVKHHIEDIQMVAGDLLHSYPWLLAVVLFFAATLLYSQAATTKALMPAALLLGVSPLTAVASFAAVSALFVLPTYPTLLAAVEMDDTGSTRIGKFVFNHPFLIPGVIAIALCVVLGFIFGTILL; this is translated from the coding sequence ATGTTTGCTGCAGAGCTTGTCCTCGTCTTACTTGCCATCTACCTTGGCGCCAGGCTCGGGGGGATCGGCATTGGCTTTGCCGGTGGCCTCGGGGTGCTGGTGCTGACGCTCTTCTTTCAAATCAAACCGGGCGCCATCCCGTTTGACGTCATCGAGATCATTATGGCGGTCATCGCCGCGATTGCCGCCATGCAGGTGGCGGGCGGGATGGATTATTTAGTCAGCCTCGCCGAGCGCCTGCTGCGCCGCCATCCGAAGTACATCACCTTTCTCGCCCCGCTGGTCACCTGGTTTATGACCATCCTGGCGGGTACCGGCCACACTGCCTTCTCCACGCTGCCGGTGATTACTGAAGTGGCAAAAGAGCAGGGCATCCGCCCCTCGCGCCCGCTCTCTATCGCCGTGGTAGCGTCACAAATCGCTATTACCGCCTCGCCCATCTCTGCGGCAGTGGTCTTCTTTGCCGGTATCCTTGAGCCGCTGGGCGTCAGCTACCTGACGCTGCTGGCGATCTGTATTCCCGTCACGCTGATTGCCGTGATGCTGACCGCCATTGTCTGTAACTTTCTCGGCTGCGAGCTGAAGGACGACCCGGTCTACCAGGAGCGGCTGGCGAAAGGGGAAGTGAAGCTGCGCGGCGAGCAGGTGTTCGCCCTGAAGCCCCACGCCAAACGCTCGGTGATGCTCTTTCTGGTCGGCATTATCGCCGTGATGCTCTACGCCACCGCCATCAGCCCGACGGTGGGGCTTATTGCCAACCCGGTGCTGCCGCGTAACGAAGCGATTGTGGTGTTTATGCTGACCATCGCCACGCTTATCTGCCTGAGCTGCAAAGTCGATACCGGCGAGATCCTCAACGCCGGTACCTTTAAATCCGGCATGAGCGCCTGTATCTGCGTGCTCGGCGTCGCGTGGCTCGGCGATACCTTCGTCAAACACCATATTGAAGATATCCAGATGGTGGCAGGCGATCTGCTGCACAGCTACCCGTGGCTGCTGGCGGTGGTGCTCTTCTTCGCTGCGACCCTGCTCTATTCGCAGGCGGCGACCACCAAAGCGCTGATGCCTGCCGCGCTGCTGCTTGGCGTCTCCCCGTTGACCGCCGTGGCTTCCTTTGCCGCCGTGTCGGCGCTGTTTGTGCTGCCGACCTACCCGACGCTGCTGGCAGCGGTCGAAATGGATGACACCGGTTCAACGCGCATCGGCAAATTCGTCTTCAACCACCCCTTCCTGATCCCCGGCGTGATCGCCATCGCGCTCTGCGTGGTGCTCGGCTTTATCTTCGGCACTATCTTGTTGTAA
- the cutA gene encoding divalent cation tolerance protein CutA, translated as MNTPDAVVVLCTAPDEATAQDLAAKALAEKLAACVTILPGATSLYYWEGKLEQEYEVQLLLKTDVAHLDDLFACLKSHHPYQTPELLALPVSHGEHDYLTWLNASLR; from the coding sequence ATGAACACGCCCGACGCCGTTGTTGTACTCTGCACCGCTCCGGATGAAGCCACCGCCCAGGATCTGGCGGCCAAAGCGCTGGCGGAAAAACTCGCCGCCTGCGTGACGATCCTCCCCGGAGCGACCTCGCTCTACTACTGGGAAGGCAAGCTGGAGCAGGAGTATGAAGTGCAACTGCTGCTGAAAACCGACGTCGCGCACCTGGACGATCTCTTCGCCTGCCTGAAATCGCACCACCCTTATCAAACCCCTGAACTGCTGGCGCTGCCGGTTTCTCACGGAGAGCACGACTACCTCACATGGCTCAACGCATCCTTACGCTGA
- a CDS encoding protein-disulfide reductase DsbD — protein sequence MAQRILTLILLLCSTSAFAGLFDAPGRSDFVPADQAFTFDFQQHQHDLTLNWQVKEGYYLYRQQIRVTPAQAQIGALELPKGEMHEDEFYGKTEIYRQKLNLPLSIAQAGKGATLTVTYQGCADAGFCYPPETKVVPLMEVAAAPVVEPKAAPTTETAPDRPLPFSALWALLIGIGIAFTPCVLPMYPLISGIVLGGKQRLATPRALLLAFIYVQGMALTYTALGLVVAAAGLSFQAALQHPYVLIGLSLLFSLLALSMFGLFNLQLPSALQTRLTLWSNRQQGGSVGGVFAMGAIAGLICSPCTTAPLSAILLYIAQSGNLWLGGGTLYLYALGMGLPLILVTVFGNRLLPKSGPWMEQVKTAFGFVILALPVFLLERVLGEAWGLRLWSLLGVAFFGWAFITSLNATRPIMRVLQIALLGAALVCARPLQDWAFGTPAAQAHTPLAFTSVKTVDDLNRALAQANGRPVMLDLYADWCVACKEFEKYTFSDPKVQAALKNTLLLQANVTANDAQDAALLRHLNVLGLPTLLFFDAQGREQQAARVTGFMPADAFADHLRNHAP from the coding sequence ATGGCTCAACGCATCCTTACGCTGATCCTGCTGTTATGCAGCACATCCGCTTTCGCCGGGCTGTTCGACGCGCCCGGTCGCTCTGACTTTGTGCCTGCCGACCAGGCGTTCACCTTTGATTTTCAACAGCATCAACATGACCTGACGCTCAACTGGCAGGTGAAAGAGGGTTACTACCTCTACCGCCAGCAGATCCGCGTCACGCCTGCGCAGGCGCAGATCGGCGCGCTCGAACTGCCGAAGGGCGAGATGCATGAAGATGAGTTCTACGGCAAAACGGAGATCTACCGCCAGAAGCTGAACCTGCCGCTAAGCATCGCGCAGGCGGGGAAAGGCGCGACGCTCACCGTCACTTATCAAGGCTGTGCCGATGCCGGTTTCTGCTACCCGCCGGAGACCAAAGTGGTGCCGCTGATGGAGGTCGCTGCCGCGCCGGTTGTTGAACCCAAAGCCGCACCAACGACTGAAACCGCGCCCGACCGCCCGCTGCCCTTCTCCGCCCTCTGGGCGCTGTTGATCGGCATCGGTATCGCTTTCACTCCCTGCGTATTGCCAATGTACCCGCTGATTTCCGGCATTGTGCTCGGCGGCAAACAGCGCCTTGCCACGCCGCGTGCGCTGCTGCTGGCCTTTATTTATGTGCAGGGGATGGCGCTGACCTACACCGCACTGGGGCTGGTGGTTGCCGCCGCCGGGCTGTCGTTCCAGGCCGCATTGCAACACCCCTACGTGCTTATCGGTTTGTCGCTGCTGTTTAGCCTGCTGGCGCTGTCGATGTTCGGCCTCTTTAACCTGCAACTCCCCTCCGCGTTGCAAACCCGCTTAACGCTGTGGAGCAACCGCCAGCAGGGCGGCTCCGTCGGCGGCGTGTTCGCCATGGGGGCGATTGCCGGGCTTATCTGCTCGCCCTGCACCACCGCGCCGCTCAGCGCCATCCTGCTCTATATCGCTCAGAGCGGGAACCTGTGGCTCGGCGGCGGCACGCTCTACCTTTACGCCCTCGGCATGGGCCTGCCGCTAATTCTTGTGACGGTGTTCGGCAACCGCCTGCTGCCGAAAAGCGGGCCGTGGATGGAGCAGGTCAAAACCGCCTTTGGCTTTGTGATCCTCGCCCTGCCGGTCTTTTTACTGGAGCGCGTGCTGGGCGAAGCCTGGGGGCTGCGGCTCTGGTCATTGCTCGGCGTCGCCTTCTTCGGCTGGGCCTTTATCACCAGCCTCAACGCCACGCGCCCCATCATGCGGGTGCTGCAAATCGCCCTCCTCGGCGCGGCGCTGGTTTGTGCGCGTCCGTTGCAGGACTGGGCCTTCGGCACGCCCGCGGCACAGGCGCATACGCCGCTGGCCTTCACGTCAGTGAAAACCGTCGACGATCTCAACCGGGCGCTGGCGCAGGCCAATGGTCGGCCTGTCATGTTGGATCTCTATGCTGACTGGTGCGTGGCCTGTAAAGAGTTTGAGAAGTACACCTTCAGCGACCCAAAGGTACAGGCGGCGCTGAAAAACACGCTGTTATTACAGGCCAACGTGACGGCCAATGACGCACAGGATGCCGCGCTTCTGCGCCATCTGAATGTGCTGGGGTTACCTACCCTGCTCTTTTTTGACGCGCAAGGGCGAGAGCAGCAAGCGGCCCGGGTGACCGGGTTTATGCCTGCCGACGCCTTTGCCGACCATTTGCGCAATCACGCCCCGTAA
- a CDS encoding transcriptional regulator encodes MQREDVLSQTLQLLELRGIADTTLEMVAERVDYPLEEFRRFWPDKEALLYDALRYLSQQIDTWRRQLLLDESLNHEQKLLARYAALTECVSNNRYPGCLFIAACAFFPAPDHPIHQLADQQKLEAYNFSHKLLNELEVDDAAMVAKQMELILEGCLSRMLVNRSQADVDTAQRLAEDILRFARCRKGGALT; translated from the coding sequence GTGCAACGCGAAGACGTTTTAAGCCAGACATTGCAACTGCTTGAATTACGAGGCATTGCGGACACCACTCTTGAAATGGTTGCCGAGCGCGTCGACTATCCGCTGGAGGAGTTCCGCCGTTTCTGGCCCGATAAAGAGGCGCTGCTCTATGATGCGCTGCGCTATTTAAGCCAGCAGATCGATACCTGGCGCCGCCAGCTGCTGCTGGATGAGAGCCTTAACCATGAACAAAAACTGCTGGCGCGTTACGCCGCGCTGACCGAGTGCGTGAGCAACAACCGCTATCCGGGCTGCCTGTTTATCGCCGCCTGCGCCTTCTTCCCCGCCCCGGATCACCCGATTCACCAGCTGGCGGATCAGCAGAAGCTTGAAGCGTATAACTTCTCTCACAAGCTGCTGAACGAGCTGGAAGTGGACGATGCGGCGATGGTGGCGAAGCAGATGGAGCTGATCCTGGAAGGGTGTCTTAGCCGTATGCTGGTCAACCGCAGCCAGGCGGATGTCGACACCGCCCAGCGGCTGGCAGAAGATATTCTGCGCTTTGCCCGCTGCCGCAAGGGTGGCGCGCTGACCTAA
- a CDS encoding LysE family translocator — protein sequence MTLISTFLPFLLFAFVASITPGPTNILILASSQRFGVKATLPAVVSACVAASAIVFISGAGAGQILQEHVLVRTVMSWAGVAWLSWMSWQLFRAPATDLHGEAQQPFSIRAAAILQLINPKTWMMALAVVSLFAPHSGHPLREVSVMALSFFLISLICLVAWALLGKAVNRLFRTPASLVAFQRVMALGLFISAWAGLLSA from the coding sequence ATGACCCTGATCTCTACCTTCCTGCCGTTTTTGCTCTTCGCCTTTGTCGCGTCGATCACCCCCGGCCCGACCAATATTTTGATCCTCGCCAGCAGCCAGCGCTTCGGCGTCAAAGCCACGCTGCCTGCTGTGGTGAGCGCCTGCGTTGCCGCCAGCGCGATTGTCTTTATCTCCGGTGCGGGCGCAGGGCAGATATTGCAGGAACATGTACTGGTGAGAACGGTGATGAGTTGGGCGGGCGTGGCGTGGTTAAGCTGGATGAGCTGGCAGCTTTTTCGTGCGCCGGCCACCGATCTGCACGGTGAGGCGCAGCAGCCCTTCAGCATACGTGCGGCGGCGATATTACAGCTTATCAACCCGAAAACCTGGATGATGGCGTTAGCGGTAGTGAGCCTGTTTGCCCCACACAGCGGTCATCCGCTGCGCGAGGTCTCGGTGATGGCGCTATCGTTTTTCCTGATCTCGCTCATCTGCCTTGTCGCCTGGGCGCTGCTCGGCAAAGCCGTTAACCGGCTGTTCCGCACCCCGGCGTCGCTTGTCGCCTTTCAGCGCGTCATGGCGCTGGGTCTGTTTATCTCCGCGTGGGCGGGGTTGCTGAGCGCTTAG
- a CDS encoding AraC family transcriptional regulator translates to MSKDWLELRQHADTGIETIRAHFEGHAYDPHWHDSYLVGITLSGTQQFHCRRERHHSRPGDAFLLEPGEIHDGDAPVEGGFTYLTFYLDDRWLNTTLRGLYDAVPSSYALHFSHTIAREPRLIRTIAQTFSALHSDEMRIVQQGTMDALLGELTHHCQWRKRIPTQIQSVAIAHRARDYLHAHIGDNIGLTDLARETGTDRFTLTRCFKREFGLSPHAWLVQLRLTTARAQLARGDLPADVAAAVGFADQSHLGRWFQRAYRLSPAHYRRLCTNLPDDDIK, encoded by the coding sequence ATGTCTAAAGACTGGCTTGAGCTGCGACAGCATGCGGATACGGGGATTGAAACCATCCGCGCCCATTTCGAGGGGCATGCGTACGACCCGCACTGGCATGACAGCTATCTGGTGGGCATTACCCTGTCTGGCACCCAGCAGTTTCACTGCCGCCGCGAGCGCCACCATAGCCGACCGGGCGACGCCTTTTTACTCGAGCCGGGCGAGATCCACGATGGCGACGCGCCGGTAGAGGGCGGCTTTACCTATCTCACCTTTTACCTCGACGATCGCTGGCTCAACACCACGCTGCGCGGCTTGTATGACGCGGTGCCTTCCAGTTATGCGCTGCACTTTTCCCATACCATCGCCCGTGAACCGCGGCTGATTCGCACCATTGCGCAAACCTTCTCTGCGCTGCACAGCGATGAGATGCGCATTGTGCAGCAGGGGACGATGGATGCGCTGCTTGGCGAGCTGACGCACCACTGCCAGTGGCGCAAACGCATCCCGACGCAGATCCAGAGTGTGGCGATTGCCCATCGCGCGCGGGATTATCTTCATGCGCATATCGGCGACAATATTGGCTTAACGGACCTGGCGCGCGAAACGGGAACCGATCGCTTTACGTTGACGCGCTGCTTTAAGCGCGAGTTCGGTTTAAGCCCGCACGCCTGGCTTGTTCAGCTGCGCCTTACCACCGCGCGTGCGCAGCTGGCGCGGGGCGATTTGCCCGCGGATGTCGCTGCTGCCGTGGGATTTGCCGATCAGAGCCATCTTGGGCGCTGGTTCCAGCGCGCTTATCGTCTCTCTCCGGCGCACTACCGCAGGCTCTGCACAAACCTTCCAGACGATGACATAAAATAA